One genomic window of uncultured delta proteobacterium includes the following:
- a CDS encoding Glycosyl transferase family 2 (fragment), whose translation MKYSIVIAVMNGAETLRKTLGSVFTQTYPGWEIVVQDGGSTDGTLAILKDCGKDVDWRSEPDTGIYDAWNKALDRVTGDWVLFLGADDCLLHRHVLAQCGPYLAALPDDILFAYGTLLMSNGPDDKTALRISRSLHAVYHQILQDMPMPFPATFIRSSAFRGQRFDTRYAIAGDYEFAARLATRSNIARLPVWVAYMLRGGISDNPATAQKLFRERDRILRTVVASRAGEFVQGLADHFLDYDISMDPIPEQ comes from the coding sequence ATGAAGTACAGCATTGTCATCGCCGTGATGAACGGGGCCGAAACGCTCAGAAAAACCTTGGGGTCCGTCTTCACGCAAACGTATCCCGGGTGGGAGATCGTCGTGCAGGACGGCGGCTCCACGGACGGCACCCTCGCCATTCTGAAGGACTGCGGCAAGGATGTCGACTGGCGGAGCGAGCCGGATACCGGCATCTACGACGCCTGGAACAAGGCCCTTGACCGGGTTACCGGCGACTGGGTGCTGTTCCTGGGCGCGGACGATTGTCTGCTGCACAGGCATGTGCTGGCCCAATGCGGCCCCTATCTGGCCGCGCTGCCCGACGATATCCTGTTCGCCTACGGGACGCTGCTGATGAGCAACGGCCCGGACGACAAGACGGCCCTTCGTATCTCCCGCTCGCTGCATGCCGTTTACCACCAGATCCTGCAGGATATGCCCATGCCCTTTCCGGCGACGTTCATCCGCTCGTCCGCGTTTCGCGGGCAGCGTTTCGATACGCGCTACGCCATCGCGGGGGATTACGAATTCGCGGCCAGGCTGGCGACCCGCTCCAACATCGCCCGGCTGCCCGTCTGGGTTGCGTACATGCTCCGGGGAGGAATAAGCGACAACCCCGCGACCGCCCAAAAACTTTTCCGGGAACGCGACCGTATCCTGCGGACCGTGGTGGCCTCCCGCGCCGGGGAGTTCGTGCAGGGCCTCGCGGACCATTTTCTCGACTACGACATCTCCATGGACCCCATCCCCGAACAGTAG
- a CDS encoding conserved exported hypothetical protein (Evidence 4 : Homologs of previously reported genes of unknown function): MPGKTLLQTARTRHVLFCLLCLAFLAASGCKPARTGDADNVPQGPADQATVVSTGARRADPGYIQYLERLSMAGSQVELARVVSGSQLSWLRPASAPLPDPLLVLADTWLSVNPLVTLPETKRSVFSSLASPRYWQIFGRSRLNGLYIAPANGSGALWAYNRKASAKGDDVIQYTFSEAAGTEDDYFRLLQAANSNRKLLGLELTPAATGLGPDFFLAARFHRQFSGVYCMVELPKQLWSALPGVPDQWRGAPLDEGQVAALAAQKLLPPAMAQDFLPTGKEGGWAVTGEIYGVDGLMRRWAYRYYGSPDRPVLNWEDPSTGARRILSGSAIRDVGILGSALIGMRLDGLYGLDAAAPGSPVQFTPTPADEAAVAISREVRRYGGWAWLKDDIPLSLVRDLMAEGPDFFQDHIFSPGIEHAMLTGSTALLETMVDEALVLGLDMRRFVHATAGEQGINYNLPHLAQVASGHTEASLLRPAQADELRQNTLKEAMNVVYAANVSSPRGDDKAPLRGKDLYTTPAGIAALALGAGNAHSVTESMEPLVREGHFLQVFVRAMLPGLFMLSGQDMTGALPLSWHAMTDTAEGWDVALTSRGAHAYTQSVPDAAVTALGVPKARTIYSTPDVQILEETSFAARLAEALAIRTSYAMANGTFYGRFETTAPGCFAFAVVLPAAGHAQPAAASPDGGAGPDGPAARPAATATPAREEAVISNSATGRKGTAAERLKQRHEETKRLRGELESRIVTVPAVPGKNQSGDAAMIVVANFSRETVRQVLNLHHDPVLQRIRQKGEPKLLTKGKSGNEIQMTHGEQTATVTLGPWQCAAVLVGKP; the protein is encoded by the coding sequence ATGCCCGGAAAAACGCTGTTGCAGACCGCGCGAACGCGGCACGTATTGTTTTGCCTTCTTTGCCTCGCCTTCCTTGCCGCAAGCGGATGCAAACCCGCCCGGACGGGCGATGCCGACAACGTCCCCCAAGGCCCGGCGGACCAGGCGACCGTCGTTTCCACGGGCGCGCGCCGCGCGGACCCGGGCTATATCCAATACCTCGAGCGCCTCTCCATGGCCGGCAGCCAGGTGGAACTCGCCCGCGTGGTCTCCGGCAGTCAGCTCAGCTGGCTCCGCCCGGCGTCGGCCCCCCTCCCGGACCCGCTGCTGGTCCTCGCGGATACCTGGCTTTCCGTCAATCCGCTCGTCACGCTGCCGGAAACGAAACGGAGCGTCTTTTCCTCCCTGGCCTCCCCCCGGTACTGGCAAATTTTCGGCAGGAGCAGGCTGAACGGGCTGTACATCGCCCCGGCCAACGGTTCCGGCGCGCTCTGGGCCTATAACCGCAAAGCTTCGGCCAAGGGCGACGACGTCATCCAATATACCTTTTCCGAAGCCGCGGGAACGGAAGACGATTATTTCAGGCTGCTCCAGGCCGCCAACTCCAACCGGAAGCTCCTCGGGCTGGAACTGACCCCGGCGGCCACCGGCCTCGGCCCGGACTTTTTCCTGGCGGCCCGGTTCCACCGGCAGTTCTCCGGCGTGTACTGCATGGTCGAACTGCCCAAACAGCTCTGGTCCGCCCTGCCCGGGGTTCCCGATCAGTGGCGCGGCGCGCCGCTGGATGAAGGACAGGTCGCCGCCCTCGCCGCGCAAAAGCTTCTGCCCCCGGCCATGGCCCAGGATTTCCTGCCCACCGGGAAAGAAGGCGGCTGGGCCGTCACCGGCGAAATTTACGGCGTGGACGGCCTTATGCGCCGCTGGGCGTACCGGTACTACGGGTCCCCAGACCGGCCCGTCCTCAACTGGGAAGACCCCTCCACCGGGGCGCGGCGCATCCTCTCCGGCAGCGCCATCCGCGACGTGGGCATCCTCGGCTCCGCCCTTATCGGCATGCGGCTTGACGGCCTGTACGGCCTGGATGCGGCCGCGCCCGGCTCCCCCGTGCAATTCACGCCGACCCCCGCGGACGAAGCGGCCGTCGCCATCAGCCGGGAGGTGCGCCGGTACGGCGGCTGGGCCTGGCTGAAGGACGACATTCCCCTCTCCCTCGTACGCGACCTGATGGCCGAAGGCCCGGACTTTTTCCAGGACCATATCTTTTCCCCCGGCATAGAGCACGCCATGCTGACCGGGTCCACCGCGCTCTTGGAGACCATGGTGGACGAGGCCCTGGTCCTCGGCCTGGACATGCGCCGGTTCGTGCACGCCACCGCAGGGGAACAGGGGATCAACTACAACCTGCCGCACCTGGCCCAGGTCGCTTCCGGCCACACGGAAGCGAGCCTGCTCCGCCCGGCCCAGGCCGACGAACTGCGGCAGAACACCTTGAAAGAAGCGATGAACGTCGTCTACGCCGCGAACGTCTCCTCCCCGCGCGGCGACGACAAGGCCCCCCTGCGGGGCAAGGATCTGTACACCACCCCCGCCGGGATCGCCGCCCTGGCCCTTGGCGCGGGCAACGCCCATTCCGTGACCGAATCCATGGAACCCCTCGTCCGCGAGGGACATTTCCTGCAAGTGTTCGTCCGGGCCATGCTGCCGGGGCTGTTCATGCTCTCCGGCCAGGACATGACCGGCGCCCTGCCCCTGAGCTGGCACGCCATGACCGATACCGCGGAAGGCTGGGACGTGGCCCTGACCTCGCGCGGCGCCCACGCCTATACCCAGTCCGTGCCGGATGCCGCGGTCACGGCGCTCGGCGTGCCCAAGGCCAGGACCATCTACTCCACGCCCGACGTCCAGATTCTTGAGGAAACCTCCTTCGCGGCCCGGCTCGCCGAGGCGCTCGCCATCCGCACCTCCTACGCCATGGCCAACGGCACCTTCTACGGCCGGTTTGAAACCACCGCGCCCGGCTGCTTCGCCTTCGCGGTCGTTTTGCCGGCGGCCGGCCACGCGCAGCCCGCCGCCGCCTCTCCGGACGGGGGGGCCGGGCCGGACGGGCCTGCCGCCCGGCCGGCCGCCACCGCCACCCCCGCCAGGGAAGAGGCCGTTATCAGCAACTCCGCGACGGGCCGCAAGGGCACGGCCGCCGAACGCTTGAAGCAGCGGCACGAGGAAACCAAGCGGCTGCGCGGCGAACTAGAGTCCCGGATCGTCACCGTGCCCGCCGTGCCCGGCAAAAACCAGAGCGGCGACGCCGCCATGATCGTTGTGGCCAACTTCTCGCGTGAGACGGTCCGCCAGGTGCTGAACCTCCACCACGACCCGGTGTTGCAGCGCATCCGCCAGAAGGGCGAGCCGAAGCTCCTCACCAAGGGGAAATCGGGCAACGAGATCCAGATGACCCACGGCGAGCAGACCGCGACCGTGACCCTCGGTCCCTGGCAGTGCGCCGCCGTGCTTGTCGGCAAGCCCTGA